In Silene latifolia isolate original U9 population chromosome X, ASM4854445v1, whole genome shotgun sequence, the following proteins share a genomic window:
- the LOC141616959 gene encoding protein FAR-RED IMPAIRED RESPONSE 1-like, translated as MVFVPFTRVDHHKRCITFGAGLIGDESIECYTWLFKTFLEAMGGCQPRIIITDQDKSMKSVVPEVFKESTHRLCMWHIMKKLREKVSYQLFQDEDFKTRLNRCVWNNQLEPDEFEEQWGKIMTDYQLVEHEWFSDLYDLG; from the coding sequence atgGTGTTTGTGCCTTTCACAAGAGTTGATCACCACAAAAGGTGCATAACCTTTGGAGCTGGGTTGATAGGTGATGAAAGTATTGAGTGTTACACATGGTTGTTCAAGACATTTTTGGAAGCAATGGGCGGGTGCCAGCCGAGAATTATAATTACTGATCAGGACAAATCAATGAAGTCGGTAGTCCCGGAAGTGTTTAAGGAGTCAACACACAGACTGTGCATGTGGCACATAATGAAGAAACTAAGAGAAAAAGTCAGTTATCAACTGTTTCAAGATGAGGATTTTAAGACCAGGCTCAAtaggtgtgtttggaacaaccaacTTGAGCCTGATGAATTCGAAGAACAATGGGGGAAGATAATGACTGATTATCAACTTGTAGAACACGAGTGGTTTTCAGATTTGTACGATCTCGGGTAA
- the LOC141616960 gene encoding protein FAR1-RELATED SEQUENCE 5-like, whose translation MRVTSRSESENSFFVRLLTPHLTLVEFWVCYESALEAQRHKRSKLNSDNKHSEIPRKTKSNLEVHASEMYSHNIFKDFQTELVADFVPIAHAFGFYTTKIFEKIPEQYIMQRWTKAAMSKPVFDKDGKLIDVSQKFLTRKSLVESGKRFILVSA comes from the exons ATGAGGGTTACTTCTAGGTCCGAGAGTGAAAACAGTTTCTTTGTGAGGTTACTCACACCTCATTTGACCCTTGTTGAGTTTTGGGTGTGCTATGAGAGTGCCTTGGAAGCACAAAGACACAAGCGGTCCAAGTTGAACAGTGACAACAAACACTCTGAAATCCCACGGAAAACAAAGTCAAACCTTGAAGTCCATGCTTCTGAAATGTACTCGcacaacattttcaaagactTCCAAACAGAATTGGTTGCGGACTTTGTCCCGATTGCC CACGCCTTTGGATTCTACACAACCAAGATTTTCGAGAAAATACCAGAACAGTACATAATGCAAAGATGGACAAAAGCTGCAATGAGTAAGCCTGTCTTTGATAAAGATGGCAAACTGATAGATGTCTCTCAAAAGTTTTTGACCAGGAAAAGTTTAGTCGAAAGTGGCAAGAGGTTTATTCTTGTGTCGGCGTAG